Below is a window of Pogona vitticeps strain Pit_001003342236 chromosome 9, PviZW2.1, whole genome shotgun sequence DNA.
CATAAAAATAACTTGTCCAGGTTCTGCTGGTATCTAGAGCCATTCTGGTTCAAAAGGGCCTTGAATTAGCAGTGTGTACTGTTgcgtttctggactacaactccacctttcccaacattatggttatttccagagaatcctgccttctcatgatgtgtagATGGGGCCATATTCACTGCttgagcaaaggaaggaaggaaggaaggaaggaaggaaggaaggaaggaaggaaggaaggaaggaaggaaggaaggaaggaaggaaggaaggaaggaaggaaggaaggaaggaaggaaggaaggaaggagggagggagggagggagggagggagggagggagggagggaaagaaagaaagaaagaaaggaaggaaggaaggaaggaaggaaggaaggaaggaaggaaggaaaggaaaggaaaggaaaggaaaggaaaggaaaggaaagaaaggaaggaaggaaggaaggaaggaaggaaggaaggaaggaaggaaggaaggaaggaaggaaggaaggaaaagaaagaaagaaagaaagaaagaaagaaagaaagaaagaaagaaagaaagaaagaaagaaagaaagaaagaaagaaagaaagaaggaaggaaggaaggaaggaaggaaggaaggaaggaaggaaggaaggaaggaaggaaggaaggaaggaaaagaaagaaagaaagaaaagaaagaactttcCACTTTGAAAAGAGGTGGTGGAGCTGAGTTTCTCACTGGACACAAACGATTTCTTAACTGAGGCTGTTTATCTAAAAATGTGAGCCCAAAGATAAAAGAAATCCTTAAAGTTTCCAGGAGGAGGTTACTGCAGTTCAGCATTTGTGGCTGGAAGGGGGGAAGTGAAGGAGGCTCAAATCTCTGGACAAACATTTTGCCATGAACGGGAATAACCCTCCCGGGCTCCTCCTCTCTGGCCGGATGAAGGGGGTTGCCAGGTCAAAATCGGGGGAGAAAAGGAACATTGTAGAACTGGACTGTTTGTTCCACGGAGCTGTACGGGTGGGAAACAAAAAGGGCTTCCATTTATGTTCAACAGGGCTACGTGAAGCCTGTGGGAATAAAACACAGCATTGAAGAGGAACgatcaaatttaaaaataaatcgaGCGCTTGGGTGCATAAGGGGTTGTATCTTTGCTGTCCCTGTTGACATACGTTTAAACTTTCAAGACCACTCcaacattgtttttattttattttaagccaCTTCAACCCATGTCTTCATCTACGGCATGATCCTTCTCCCAAGACAGGCAATAAATCTGAAAAATACACAGTCCCATTGACCAaacagtattgttgttgttattatgtgctgtcaagtcgtcCCAGGAATGAGCGCTCTCTGAAATGTCCTGCCttcaactgtcctgctcagcaattgcaaaggcaagcctgtggcttcttttagggagttgatccatcttgtattcgaccttcctcttttcctgctgccttccatctttcctagcatgcttatcttttccagagaatcctatcttctcaggatgtgcccagaGTAGCACAACCTCTAATCAAACAGTGAGGTCAGCTTTCATCAGCGAAATCAGCACTCAAAGACTTACCTGGTGATGTATTTGTGATGCAGAAGGTTAATTTGTTTACCCACTGCTGGTATTGTTTTAACCGATTTCACTATTTAATCAGTCTGATTGTGTGCTTGTCTGTTTTTAAAGCTGCAAATCCTTAActgcgattccccccccccccttttagcaTTTGGGGGAAAGATAGTGGGGcagaaatgaaacattcagtTTGCACAACTAtattacctgcatgaatttttagTCCTCGGAACTATTCTGGGGATCGTCTGCATCTTTTTAACCAATAACCAGTCCTAATGTGTTCGGTTGCCTCCTGCACTTTGcttcacaaaatgaaatgaaaccaatGCCTTGTGCAAAATACAGAAACGTCAAGGATCACAATAAAATGGTGCGCCTTGCTTCATTCCTGCGGTGAAAACAAGAACTCTTGTGAGGATCAGGGATTTATCAGCAGGTTCTATTAAGACCACTTTGGACAagccatttttttggggggggggaccttttcGGTAGCCCTAGTTGTGAGGGTCAAATCAGATATTAGCATGTGAGAAGACGCTAATGTTTCATTCAACCAAATCTCACCCAGTCTTGCACGTGAATGGCAGAGAAGCAAGCTCAGCTAATCACAAAACAGACGAAGATACCCTGCAAGGCAGGGAGGATTAGAGAAATTTATAGGATTAAAGTCATACACCATTAACACTTCAGGAGCTTCTATTTCTTATGACAAGCTCTCTCTGTAATATCTACTGAAGACCTAAGATGTTGCCGCCCCAGAGCATCCGGGGTTGATGTCGGTGCATGTCTTATAAACTCTTCCTTCCCTCAGAGAACAACCAAAGGCTTTACCAATGCATTTTGGGATGTAATCCCATTATGCAATGTAAGTGAGGctgtcaggggggaaaaacatgagAGAAAGACGGAATGAAAGggcaaatgaagaaagaacatggAACGAGGCAGCTTGTTCTGGGAGATTTCTAACCAGGGCAGCATTTTTGAACCCCAATTCCTGAAACATGTTAGGACAAGCACTCGTAGATTAAAATAATTGTTGCTTCTGGCTTTAGCCACACCGGGAGAACCCGTCTAGCTCCTATATGCATATAAAATTTGCTTCCCTTGTGCATGTCTGTGCATTTGCACACAACTCCATTGCTCCTCTTTATTTTCTATTCATTTTTGAACCAACATAGTTACACCGCTTTTCATCTTTAAATAACTCCAGGCACAACTGAAGGCTGTGTTAGAATACCGGAGATCCACTACGTCACAAAGGAACCTTGTCTGTTTGCCTTCCTGGGTATGAAAAGATATCAGCAGGTGTCCTTTAGAAAGGAATATCTGTTATTTGGAGAGAGTCAGAACCTCAAGACAGTGATTTTGTGGGGAGGCTTGCTTTATcatcaagatattttgctgtctgaggcaaaggaTGTCCCCTGAACAGCCCCGATACCATAAACTTTTATCCCTTTTTCTGGAAGTAACCATATCATAATAACTAATCTATCTGTTGGAATGTGCCCTTTCAGAAAATCAAAAATCTACTGGGGAAGGCAGGCTCCATATCTTGACATGTAACAGATTagcttgattttgttttgtggttAGTCACTGAAGGAGCAAACACAAGTTTTGTGTGCAAGTCAACAGCTCTGGCATGAATCTTTGCAACAGAGGGAAAAACATAAATAGCAAGACTTTTAATATGTAATATGCTCCTCGCACACAAGATTCCAAAAGTCAAGAGCTTAATCTTTCCACAGACAAACTGGCTGGGCAGGCGAATAAACTCTTCATTTGCTATCTTAAGGCCAACCTAAGTTATTTTGCCATCTGAGGTGAGGGGAGAAGATGGCAATCTCTCCCGCTTTCAATAGACAGGGAACCGGACTGGTTGTTGATCATGACTTGAACGCAGAACGCGACAGAGGGAAGCAGGGCCTTTGAGGGGTTCGGGACAGTCCATGTGGCGCATGCAGCTCTACGCTTTGAGAGCCGCCTGCCGCCTGAAACAGTTGCCCCGTTTTGCCCAACGGTAGGGCCGGCCCTCTGCGACGTCCTTCAGTTCCAGCTGCTCTTTGACACCACTCAAGCGTTGTTTGGGCAAAATGACCCGCTTTTCGAAGGTCTCGGGGACTTTTTGCTCCCTCTCACCCTTTTTTTGGAAACTCAAGCAGTAGAGGCCAGCCCTCAAATGTGAAGAAACCGGGAAAAGATCATGCTTTAaagaataataatgaaaaaaaccATCCTACAGTGGCCTGTCTTAAAGTTGTGAAGAAATGGGAttgcataaaaacaaaaacctaggaggggaagaagaaaaggaagaaagaaaaaacaccactCTCTGGCTGGCGGCTGCTGGAGAGGCGATGGTGCAACCTAATTatgagggggggaggagagtagCCAGGTTGGATTGCACCCCTTGGGGGGGTGAAGGGGGCGgaggatggagggagggtggCAGGTTTATAGCAAGCAGCACCAGGGTAAGAATGCTGATTGCTTTCTGCATGCTTATTTCTACTCCCAGCAACAAGTAAGTGGAAGATGGAGGCGGGGTGGGAGAGAGATATTTGACTTAGCTTAGgatggtgtttgtgtgtgagaaagaggcGTTCAGatggttttcttcttttcaatgTTAACAAATTTTGGCATGGAAAAAATAGGCGatgcctttatagaccactaaaaaaaaaatcacccgaTACTACACGAGCTTTcgtggattaaaaaaaaccacttcgTCAGGTATGTACCAAGAAGAAGAACTGTAAGTCCAAGGTTTatagcaagatggattttgcccggaaagtattgcctatttttgcatttgtattttatttgtctgGACTACACGGCTACTTCAATGAAAATTTTGGCATGTAAATAATTAGATAGCGCAGGGAGTGGGGCAAACCTTGAGCACAAGCAGTGTGttatccttttattttaaaaaaggatgagtTTTCTTTTGTGTCTCTTAATAGAGCTCAGAAGactcctttttggactacatctcccatattCCCCATGCTAGCACTTGAAGCCACTGAAGGCACAGGTTCCCATTTTAAGAACATGGCTTAATGAGATACCCAGCAATGTTTTCTTGATTGGTTGGCAATTTTTTTGCTGTTTGTATCTGGAGAGGTAAGGGGATGAGTGTCGTCCATAGATACCCTGATTGGATGGGTTCAAACTTTGCTTCTGTCATAAACTGCCTTAAAAGAAGCTGTTATTCCTCGGTCTCAGCTTGATTCTATCCTTTACCGTGTGGAGCTAAGAAAGTCAACCTACCTTACAGCCTGGTGTATCCATCATAATTAGATACTTCGCATGGAATGTTTTGAATGTCAGAAAGCTCTAAAGAAATCCTACGTCTTATTGTTGCACACTCCCCCAAGCACAGAGGGGCAGAGTGACCTGGCTTTAATTTCTTTTAGACAGGCAATACATCACCTTCCTTGCTTTAAGACTAAACCAGACCACAGTCATGGCATTATCATTGTTAGAAACACTCCTTGTTTCTCAGCATTTGCTGGCGCGTGGGGAGGACCAAAGGGGCCAGGCCTTGAAAACGGGAATCGAGTTCTAAAAATGTGCAAAACCACTGATTCTTAAAATTTctggaagcaaattagcagctgtTGGCAATTGTTTTAACTCGCTCAGCAAAGATCTTGAAAAGATTCCTGTTGCTGAAATTCGTACAACGAGGAGGATAACCTTATTTGAtgttgcttccatattcttttaatgtttaaattcttttaatttcttgccttaatgttcAGTCCTCTGCTGTTTTTTCTACCTTGCACCCTTTTGAGGCTGTTTGTTGCTATTATTATGCCCCAGAGAGaccctttgttttcattttctccacCAGAAACTCTGCGAAGCCCCCAAACCATGCAGCTTGCTTTCTCCGTGGCTGTGGTCCTCGTGGCATTGTCTGTTGTGGCAGGTAGGAACAAAGAAACACAGTGACTCTCCTTTCACTTCTGAGTATAACCAAGCTGGTTGGGAGATGCTAGAAGCTGTGATAGAGTAatacaaagacagacagacacatacacTGACATACACATAGGCACATTGCAGATGTGTTggaccacagcttccagaatcccacagccagtggTGCAGACTatggtattctgggagttgtagtcatatCTGCAGGATGCCAGGAGGGAAAGATTGTTTGCCATATGGaaactgttgcagaattttgaatttttggttaaattcctctagctgtgcaggattcacagagcagaatacagtggtgcctcgcttaacgggtgcctaTTTAACAATGagatcgcatagcgatgaagattttgcgatcacctttgcgatcgcattgcgatgttttaaatagggaaaaatcgctttgcgatgatcggtaccctgtttcgcttaccaatcatcgcaaagcaatgatttttaacagctgatcagcggttccaaaatggccgccgggtaaaaaaaaatagccgcctgctgttttctgggatggattcctcgtttaccgggcagcgaaaacgGCCACCGTATGAAGggttttcgtttaaaggtgagtctgaagcccataggaatgcattgaaggggtttcaatgcattcctatgggcttttttaaatcgcatagcgacgaaatagctttgcagcgatttttgctgcaccgattatcgtcgctatgcgaggcaccactatagcgTCACATTTCCACAGATtaatccacccctttttctcattaactggcacttacagtctcagtaacccaTGGTGAGgtattagtaggagaaagaataaaagatttaatgacttacagttgaacagatcaaacagcaaacggaCAAGCACGCctactttcaacaacagacttcagcaGACTATAACAGAGGGGGAAAGCACCAAGCAGAGAgctgggactctctttgaattcagaggcagggaaagaacaattAGTTAGagatggatagattgacagtccctGCAGCCCAGAAAGgaccctcccagccaaacctactaatggcagcatgcgaggttgttaaaaaaaaaaaccacacaccctcCAACAGAAACTAGGGCAAGAAAGTCTGGTTCCTGCTTCTTTTTAACAATGTAAGGAGacaagaaggggagaaaaacagggAAGGGCTGCAATAGCAGTATCCTAACGTGCCCCATTGGTAGGTGGGCGAGGTGGTGACAGATAAGGTACCACCTGCCTTTTCGGGCAGGTTGTCTCCACCTTTAAGAGCTGTAAGATGAATGGGACAGCTCTCCTCCCTTCGCTGCTACTCCGCATGGATGGAAGATGCCAAGTGTGGGAGGAATCTATTAGACATCTATCGAAATGTTTTCTTTATCCTTCTGTAAGCCCTGGCGTTTTCCCACGCCTGATGAAACCACTTTCTCGAGATCTTGAGATTGACCTGTGGATCAGCACTCTGGGAATGGAGAGACCTGTTAGCATCTTGACTGACAGTGACAAAACAGACCGAGTCTTTGAAGACGGGGTTTTTAAGGATGGTGGGAATAGCCGAAGACGGAGACAGGCATCTGGGCTGTGCAAATCAAGGGGAGGAGCTAGGCAGAGGGAGGTCCAAACTATTCAAATAAAAGGAAAGCGTAGCTTCCTTTCTGTCCACCAGTTATGAGAGCAGAAATGGAAAACGGATGGCTTTCCGGTTGGTGGACTGCAAGCATCATGGTCTTTTATCAGCATCTCTGCTGGCTACGGTTGATGATGTCCACAGTTCAGAACAGACTGAAGAGCATAGCGCTCTTGTGGGGTGAAGAGCTGTGTCACTCAGctgctgcaaaaataaaacattttttaaaaattacagtaagatccccttatctgcaggatcaatatccgctgatttgcttatttaatattaaaagtattaaaagaaaaatcctagaaatatgtattcctAAAGAtgacattaccagaactggccacgagagggagacaaagaccatgctgtgtatatatagcatttgctattaaaatagtattCACTATAATCGACGTTTTTCAGCATCAATGGAGATGCTTGGAActcaacccctccccccccgatCCAGGGAGCCTACTTCTATTAGATGGGCAACATGAAGGGCCCAGTTTCCTTCTTTAGGGATTGTTATTTGAAAAGTAGATCTGGGCTGGCCTCCTGCAAAAGGGAGATTCTTTGGTAGCCCTTCCAATGGAGAGTTGCCCTTCTGGGAGCgacttaaatgtggctcacctggggagAAAGGCCTACGCTGGAAGGCCATGtagcctagctaggcctagcttcctgttcagaatgcGGAAGTTGCCCCAGTGCTccttgggagttttctttctgaacaggaagctacgTCCAGCTAGGCCTAGTTGGGTGACGTTGCCTTCCCGCTTAGTCCCTTCTTGCCCTTTTCAGGTGTCTGCCTGGCAGGGGGCACTCCCAGAGTTGAGaattaatgggatttgtagtctcaaATGTCTAAATGGCACATATCTATGAGCCAAAGATAAATTTAAAGTTCTTTTGCAATGTGGATAAAAGAAAAGTGGATGGCAGTAGAACAGATGCAATAAAGGATAATACATGCCCTGATTTcaatgtacaatggtgcctcgcttaacgattgcctcgctaaacaatgaaaccgctttatgttcctatggggaaaattcgcttaatgatgaacaaattaacatcgtcttgcgaggcaccactgtatacataaaaGAGCACCCAGCTTTAAAAGAAGACCAACAGAGCTTCTAGAGTTTTCAAGCCCTGGAACctaaattgtatgtgtgtgtgtgtgtgtgtgtgtgtgtctgcgtctgcgtctgtgtctgtgtctgtgtgtctgtgcttCTTTTCCCTGTCTCCAAGACTCCGCTGAGGATCCGGTCACCAGCACAGAGCCTACTCTGGCTCAAAAGTTCGAGAAATTCCAGCATGGTCTCCAGACTTTTGCAGAACGTGTTGGGGAGAAGACCAAAGCTGCTTTTCTTGACCTGCATCACAGTGAAATCGGCAACAAGACTAGGTGAATATCTGTTAGTTTTTTTACAAAGGAAGGGGGAAGGTGCAGGCGTGACCCAAGAAGATCTCCTTTCTTGCTTGAACCATGAACCGTGGAGAAAAGCGaccttacacttgatcttttaGGGTTTTAAAACTTCCCCTttataaaaatctgatttttctttttctcatccacCCAAAGTCTCCATGCGACGCCATGAATCCTAGACTGCAACGTTATCCCCTAGGTGGCAGCAGAGAGCTGCCAAAGTTTGGCTCTCCCGAAATTTTGCTGTGGTCTGCTAACTAGGCGGCCATTCCTAACCCtctttttttggggttttttgctgtAAAAACAATAGGAAAGAAATCAGAATTGTGTGAGGCACAtcacaaaccttataaggtggtgtgtgaagaattgcttcTGGTCTGTGGCTTCCTTCCTAAGTGCCAGGCCCCCCCAGAGGCCCatgttaaatattgtctttccttTCTGTAAGCCGTCTTACAGAAAGGAGGGgtgaaaatattctaaataaataaaataataaatatggcCTCCATGAAGAACGGCTGTGGCTAAAGCATCCTTTGCTTTCCAGTCCGTgagggatgtgtgtgtatgtgcatggagGGAATGCCTTGTTCACCGTGGCCCTCCCACCATGTTTCAGCAGAGATTAAAGTAAAACTAGCcagctagggacgtggtggcgctgtgggttaaaccacagaagcctctgggctgcaaggtcggaagaccagccatcataagatcgaatccacgtgattcagggagctcctgtcgcttgccccagctcctgccaacctagcagtttaaaagcatgtaaaaatgcgagtagataaataggagaTTTGGTACTTTCATTTTGGCCTCAAACTCCCATTAAGCAGAATCAGCATGGCCAACGATTAAAGGCTGGACATCTGGACAACTGAAGGTCCACATAACGCCCAACCGACGCCCAGGGCTTGTGTTCCCACCTATAGAGCTGTAAGTGGGTCAGGGCAACTGGGGTGCCAAAACTCACAAGGGTGcaaactttgctgctgccaaggcAGGGAAGTCAActgaaagagagacaaaaatgcAGACATCAAAGTTGCCAATTACGGTTCTTCTTATTCATTCACGTGGCTTCACCGTGAGAACAGAAGGATCCACGGAAGGCAGGTTTTTTGGAGATCTAGAGGTTGCAAACTTTGGTGGGAGGAAAATAATGGGCATTGGGCAAGAAtgtggaaggagagaaggaggaagcatTAAACAGAGGTTTTGGGAGAAGGCGCCCGGTGGGCAGAGAGGAGGAGTGGGTAGATTCGCTGGAGAATGCAGGAGAGTTTTTAAGGGGCCGGAATGTTCGGATCTTCTCACGGTTACCTTACTATTAACAGGAACTGGTTcactgagaacttccagaagctGAAGGAAAAGTTCAAGGCCACTTTTTCCAGCAATGACGGTTCTGACTGAATCCAACGGTGGAGAAGAGTCATGACTTCCAAATCCTGACCATACATCTCTGACTGGGGTTTCATCtgagcccccctctcccccccctcaaggAGTAATAAGAGTAATCTCATCTCTTCTCAAATACGTTGCACTACATGGCTATTCCTTCATTTtgtactctctctctttctctttttttgctatgtttttattTGCAACGGAACacaaataaacagaaaacctCTCATTGGGGAAATGGACCCTCTGTTTATTATCAGGATGTTTTTCTCCCGAAGAAGTCAAACATTCAGTGGCAGGAGGGGAGGGGCGAGGATTTGCAGCAAAGACGTGACACCCATCGGTCAAATCATCTTTGTCTTGGATTCCTGCCGTGAGGAGAAGGTTGGGTTCCATGGCTTTattaggctccttccaactcaattattctatgattctgtgtttctatgacaagatctggggggggggggggattgttgcCAACATTTTAGCCGCCTCCTGTGCTTCTGCCTTGTACACATTCTGCAGGGATCCACAGAACCGGGCTTTGCGTCTTGTGGTGTGAAACCCTTCAGTTGCCGGGCTCTCTGGGTCAAAGTCTTACTTTACGGCACAGAAGTAAGACACAGAGTTTTTGCCCCATCATTAAAATATCACCTTACAACAATAAATTTGTTGGAAATCATTAATATCTGATTCAGAGAGAAAGGCCAGGCTGGCTTGCGAGACAGTTCCGCTCAGAAGGAATGTTTAACCCGCGATCAAAGGCAAAAAAATTCTCGtgtatgctcagaggcactcttgatttttattttttatttttttgcagttaTGTCATGGGTCCCACAAATGATTTCATGGCCGCCCGTGGGTCTTTGCCCTTTGCCTCATGGGGCTTCTGAGTTTTACTTACAACTCCTACGAGTGAGACCCTCTTACGCCATTTTGCTGTCCAGTTTTTCCCTCTGCCTCTTTACAGATTTTTCCTAAGGTCCCCTGCTGTAAACTTGGTTGATAAATGACGAGGGGGTAAATATTGCCTCAGGCTAAGCAAACTGTCCTTGGGCCCCAGCGCTTGCCTCTTTATGGCTCCCTTGAATAAATAGTCCTTTGAACCCAGAGCCTCCTTCAGGCCTTGCACCcaggaaatatttcaaataaaagagCTTATTCAATGTTTCTGAGAGATCCCAAAGAAGTAGAAGAAGGAGACAGAGGTTTCTGTGCTCTGCCATTAGACAGTCTGAGGCGTGTGTCTCGGGTGTCAAAACGCTGGGAGACTATAGCTTATTGCCATAGTGAATGGATTTGTTCCCCTGATTCTTTAttttagaggctgggagttcgattccccactgtacctccttgataggggctggtcttgatgatccatagagtcccctccagctgtgcagttgtaaaattattattattatattattgttcaaagaaaaaaaagacttaaggaaggaaggaaggaaggaaggaaggaaggaatcaactcaaaagaataacagaaaaataataagcTGCAAATACAAGAAGAAGCCAATTAGGTATAAAGGTAAAGAAGAGACAAATAGCCAAATATATGCATGTGTTAGGGGCATTTAAATGCGAAATGGTTATGAAGTGGTCAGTCCAAGTAATTCAAAGTGGCCATTTATCTCTCTCACACTGCCGCAGACCTGGCTGGATGATTCTGAGCACTGTAGGTTTCTAAAAAGCAACGTTTCCGAGCTCtgttgggaaaagaaagaaagaaaaggcaaaaatatgGCGGCATGTCATGGACtaatggatttatttcagtgtgagccttCCATgcatcaaaatccacttcttctggCACTGGACATGTAATTACATGTCGCCTGTCCTTATTCCACAGAAGCAAGATTCATGTCTGGCTGAAGATGCAGATGACAAGGTAGCAATGGGTCAATAACACAGGAATGGGACTGTCTAGCTATGGATTAGCAGATCTGAGCCAGGGCGATAAGCACCTGGCTATTGCAGGAATGCTACCGGTTCTTTGTGGGACAGAGATCATAGTCTGGAAAGGGAAGTAACTCTTTTATACCCACAAGAGAATGCCTCTAAGGTCTGTAGTGCAGTATATGTAATTTAGCCACTGCAAAGTCTCATGCAATCCATCACTAACCACAGATTAATTTCCAAGACACAGACAAATAATTTTAAAGCCAGGGGAAACTGGTATTGTTCATAGTTTACTCCAAAAAAATTTAAGTTGAGTATCCTTTCCCTAAAACAGCCATTGGTGGAGTTCAGTTTTCAGCTCTCCATCCATTCAGGTTTGGTGCCTGGAGTGAAAAGAAACACTATTTTGTTCTGATTCTcaagaagaaaaaatgtgttaAGTTAACCCTGAATGGAACATCCCTATTGCAATATGGTGGCTGCTTTCATATCATCCTTTGGAAATAATTGGGAGCAGGTAATGTAGTTACCTGTAACTACTAACTTTTGAGGAGGTAAGAGATAATGCAACAAACAGTTATGAAGTTATTTTTCAGATGTAAGGAATGACCTGTAAGTTTCTtagggggaaagaaagagttactttcaaaagtacctttaaaagcaatttaaaaaaacatttttagaaacGTTTTAGCTGGGGGTTTTCAAGctttatgccattcttttattAGACCTAAGGAACAAGGGAAGTATTCTTTGGGTTTGCCTATTTCGTTTTTTACAACTATTTCCAAGTTGCAAtatcagaactgaccactagagagcACTCAAGTATGTTTTCTGGATTCCTCGCCTTCTAATGCAACGTATTAACAACacccaatgcaaaaaaaaattacttgtaTAGTTGGACATAAAGCAAATTCAAGTACTTGTAGGATTTTAAGAGTTTCAAAGGGAGAGTtgcaattgctttttaaaattcgcCATCGGCCAAGCTCATCCAGCCACGCTGGTGCCCAAAGGTCATGCTTAAGATGACTCTTTCTACCCCCAATGTCTGGATCTATTTACCTGGACTCTGGACAGACAAAAGGAGGGGGCCTACCAGTGGtcaagaggattctgggaagagGTAGGGAACTGGGAGACTGCTGGTGGGAGTTTTCTCTCCTCTTCACAGACCCATTTGACTGTGTTGTGGCCGGTTCCAGACCAGGGGCAAGTTGACTCAGTGGCTACAGCTGGACAGGTAGGAGGTTGAATGGCTTTGCCAGCTTTGAGGTTCAATCTGGACCATCTCCTGAGACCCCCGGGGAACGTGGTGGTGATTGTGGTGGAACAAATGGGAGAAAAGTCTTGTGGGTTGCTTTGTTTCCCCCTGAACCCATTGAACAGATGCAGAAACGGTAACTGAGGCCGTTCCAAGATAGAGCAAAGAGAATAATCATAGAGTGTGATTCTCCAGGGAC
It encodes the following:
- the APOC1 gene encoding apolipoprotein C-I isoform X1; this encodes MEGGWQVYSKQHQETLRSPQTMQLAFSVAVVLVALSVVADSAEDPVTSTEPTLAQKFEKFQHGLQTFAERVGEKTKAAFLDLHHSEIGNKTRNWFTENFQKLKEKFKATFSSNDGSD
- the APOC1 gene encoding apolipoprotein C-I isoform X2 — protein: MQLAFSVAVVLVALSVVADSAEDPVTSTEPTLAQKFEKFQHGLQTFAERVGEKTKAAFLDLHHSEIGNKTRNWFTENFQKLKEKFKATFSSNDGSD